Proteins encoded within one genomic window of Gemmatimonadaceae bacterium:
- a CDS encoding molybdopterin cofactor-binding domain-containing protein, giving the protein MHARNGVRAFRVCRRSGAHARERHLLLNGRIELDFVTDALEASKAIKAPVKVIYSREDDMQHDFYRCASCHKMGAGLDAKGAPTLWTHLVAAPSSMEHLFPGSVKNGLDPELVEGAMAMPYAIPNVLVECKVVDTGIPVGFWRSVNNSYNAFAVETFIDELAHESRKDPYHFRRDLLTDSPRHLRVLNLAAERAGWGTALPAGRARGIEVHLSFQRYVAEVAKVSVASDGAVQVHEAVCNAIFVLAGKRIRKLPVGRVG; this is encoded by the coding sequence ATGCATGCTCGAAACGGCGTGCGGGCGTTTCGCGTTTGCAGGCGATCTGGTGCACATGCAAGGGAGCGCCATCTCCTGCTGAATGGGCGCATCGAACTGGACTTCGTCACCGACGCGCTTGAAGCGTCAAAGGCGATCAAGGCGCCGGTGAAGGTCATCTACTCGCGCGAAGACGACATGCAACACGATTTCTACCGCTGCGCGTCGTGCCACAAGATGGGCGCCGGGCTGGACGCCAAGGGCGCGCCGACGCTCTGGACGCACCTCGTGGCCGCGCCGAGTTCGATGGAGCACCTGTTCCCCGGTTCGGTGAAGAACGGCCTCGATCCCGAACTCGTCGAGGGCGCGATGGCCATGCCGTACGCCATTCCCAACGTGCTCGTCGAGTGCAAGGTGGTGGACACGGGGATCCCCGTGGGTTTCTGGCGCTCGGTGAACAACTCGTACAACGCCTTCGCGGTGGAGACGTTCATCGACGAACTCGCGCACGAAAGCAGGAAAGATCCGTACCACTTCCGCCGCGACCTGCTCACCGATTCGCCGCGTCACCTGCGCGTGCTCAACCTAGCCGCCGAAAGAGCCGGGTGGGGCACGGCGCTCCCGGCGGGACGCGCCCGCGGCATCGAGGTGCACCTGTCGTTCCAGAGGTACGTGGCCGAGGTGGCCAAGGTGAGTGTGGCGAGCGACGGCGCCGTGCAAGTGCACGAGGCGGTGTGCAACGCGATCTTCGTGCTCGCGGGCAAGAGGATCAGGAAGTTGCCGGTTGGGAGGGTGGGGTAG